A region from the Campylobacter magnus genome encodes:
- a CDS encoding DJ-1 family glyoxalase III has translation MKAAIILATGFEEIEAIAPLDILRRGGVDASLVGLDSSEVIGAHGVSIKTDSTLKSYDFSTCDMIILPGGLPGAEYLSQSSELRELLLSQANSGKYCAAICAAPMALAKAGLIKGAYTCYPGFESNVSTSAPSKEKVVIEGKIITSRGPGTAYDFGLALLELLEGRAKRDEVAKGMLLA, from the coding sequence ATGAAAGCAGCAATAATTCTAGCAACTGGCTTTGAGGAGATTGAGGCTATCGCTCCACTTGATATTTTGCGCAGAGGTGGCGTGGATGCTAGCCTTGTGGGCTTGGATAGTAGTGAGGTCATAGGTGCGCATGGCGTGAGCATAAAGACTGATAGCACGCTAAAAAGCTATGATTTTAGCACTTGCGATATGATTATTTTGCCAGGTGGCTTGCCAGGCGCCGAGTACCTAAGCCAGAGTAGCGAGCTAAGAGAGCTTCTACTTTCTCAGGCAAACTCTGGCAAATACTGCGCGGCAATCTGCGCAGCACCTATGGCGCTTGCTAAGGCTGGGCTTATAAAAGGCGCTTATACTTGCTACCCTGGCTTTGAGAGTAATGTAAGCACTAGCGCCCCAAGCAAAGAAAAAGTAGTGATTGAGGGCAAAATCATCACTTCAAGAGGACCAGGCACAGCATATGATTTTGGTCTTGCTCTTTTAGAGCTACTAGAGGGTAGAGCAAAAAGAGATGAAGTCGCAAAAGGCATGCTTTTAGCCTAG
- a CDS encoding ribbon-helix-helix domain-containing protein, with translation MQKKDINEVLKEANSSGITAQRTFEAQDRPRGRKPKNEDEKANQRVCLYLTKDEYAKLESISQQKFLGMSAQSLAKQALLKFISEQS, from the coding sequence ATGCAAAAAAAAGATATAAACGAAGTTTTAAAAGAAGCAAATAGCTCTGGTATCACAGCACAGCGCACCTTTGAAGCCCAGGATAGACCTAGGGGTAGAAAGCCAAAAAACGAGGACGAAAAAGCAAATCAAAGAGTGTGCTTATACCTTACAAAAGATGAGTACGCAAAGCTTGAGAGCATTTCACAGCAAAAGTTTTTAGGCATGTCAGCCCAAAGCTTAGCAAAACAAGCCTTGCTAAAGTTCATTAGTGAGCAAAGTTAG
- a CDS encoding P-loop NTPase family protein yields MIISIINKKGGVGKTSFGFSIAKDLELYLQSNDASIIESIYPNMSKISAQPKLIDNCVYDFGGFVSAGVLDIATKSDFIIVPCTALYNSILRTSETINELKEVNKNIIVLITDYTSDEDKEQVESALKSSFKNLKYFYFKRSKILENSMRLGGSFKELGEASPLLKVAYRNFLGEYDRLLKTLKSI; encoded by the coding sequence ATGATTATTTCAATAATAAATAAAAAAGGTGGCGTGGGAAAAACCTCATTTGGCTTTTCTATAGCAAAGGATTTGGAGCTGTATTTACAAAGCAATGATGCTAGCATAATCGAGAGCATTTATCCAAATATGAGCAAAATCTCAGCGCAGCCAAAGCTAATTGATAACTGCGTTTATGATTTTGGCGGATTTGTGAGCGCTGGCGTGCTAGACATAGCCACAAAAAGTGATTTTATCATTGTGCCTTGTACTGCGCTATATAATAGCATTTTGCGCACGAGTGAGACTATAAACGAGCTAAAAGAGGTAAATAAAAATATCATCGTGCTAATAACAGACTACACAAGCGACGAGGACAAAGAGCAAGTAGAAAGTGCGCTTAAAAGTAGCTTTAAAAATCTAAAATATTTTTATTTTAAACGCTCAAAAATACTAGAAAACTCAATGCGACTTGGCGGGTCATTTAAAGAACTTGGTGAGGCTAGCCCCTTATTAAAAGTGGCTTATAGGAATTTTCTTGGTGAGTATGATCGGCTTTTAAAAACATTAAAAAGTATTTAA
- a CDS encoding pentapeptide repeat-containing protein translates to MKNSIFRNSIFKNSIFKNSIFRNSIFRNSSFRNSRILLEILEFC, encoded by the coding sequence ATTAAGAATTCTATATTTAGGAATTCTATATTTAAGAATTCTATATTTAAGAATTCTATATTTAGGAATTCTATATTTAGGAATTCTAGTTTTAGGAATTCTAGAATTTTACTAGAAATTCTAGAATTTTGTTAG
- the mrdA gene encoding penicillin-binding protein 2 produces MRIKIAFTLLALMWILLLTRVYYLSIKSNKYYEQIAEQNSIKSERIAPVRGQILDRNHQPLAVNDLGFSINIKPHIKKDAELNSYIEHIVSVFPELNATQLAKNYRRLDSPYHQDFVPVVEFLDYNKTLTRYAQLELNDAISVRATSKRLYPYGDLASHIIGYIGRANLKDTEEDPTTKLTNYIGRAGIERFYNDDLQGIPGQRRTRVTALNQRVELVEQINPSSSDVMLSIDLELQKYLLEAFGEQRAGAIIVMNAKNGEILAAASFPEYDLNPFVLGIPQKEWDELINDIDHPFTNKLVNALYPPGSVIKMTMGMAFFNSNLFNAHSPILCDAYFELGDRKFRNWTDKINYNMTIVDAIKTSCDTYFYRGAYHVGIDRITPVLERYGFGVRTGIDLPNEYVGVAPGKEWKRKRTKEPWFQGDTINTSIGQGNFLVTPVQIAKNTAIFATGRSVTPHFALRVGEKELVWDSNDTMSESEKAALPEVRRGMWAVANEPGGTGFRALAGAKIRLGAKTGTAQVVGISQSEKVRIKEEAMEYLNRSHAWITTYGPVEEPQYVVTVLVEHGAHGGSTGGPIAARVYNKLIELGYIDEKYLKTAKK; encoded by the coding sequence ATGAGAATAAAAATTGCCTTTACCTTGCTTGCTTTAATGTGGATTCTGCTACTAACTAGAGTGTATTATCTAAGCATAAAATCAAACAAATACTACGAGCAAATAGCCGAACAAAACTCTATAAAATCAGAGCGCATCGCCCCTGTGCGTGGGCAAATCCTAGACCGCAATCACCAGCCACTAGCTGTAAATGACCTTGGTTTTAGCATAAATATCAAACCACACATTAAAAAAGATGCTGAGCTAAATAGCTATATAGAGCATATTGTCTCGGTTTTTCCTGAGTTAAATGCTACCCAGCTTGCTAAAAACTACCGCCGCTTAGACTCACCTTATCACCAAGATTTCGTGCCAGTAGTGGAGTTTTTGGACTACAACAAAACCCTTACTCGCTACGCTCAGCTTGAACTAAATGATGCTATTTCGGTGCGCGCTACATCAAAAAGGCTATATCCCTACGGCGATCTAGCAAGCCACATCATCGGCTACATAGGCAGGGCAAATCTAAAAGACACAGAAGAAGACCCTACCACAAAGTTAACAAACTACATAGGTAGAGCTGGTATAGAGCGCTTTTATAATGATGATTTGCAAGGCATCCCAGGACAGCGCCGCACCAGAGTAACAGCACTAAATCAACGAGTAGAACTAGTAGAACAAATCAATCCATCAAGCTCTGATGTAATGCTCTCAATAGATCTAGAATTGCAAAAATATTTACTAGAAGCCTTTGGTGAGCAAAGAGCAGGTGCGATAATCGTTATGAATGCTAAAAATGGAGAGATTTTAGCAGCGGCTAGCTTTCCTGAGTACGACCTAAACCCCTTTGTGCTAGGAATTCCGCAAAAAGAATGGGATGAGCTGATAAATGACATTGACCATCCTTTTACAAACAAGCTTGTAAATGCCCTATATCCGCCAGGTAGCGTTATTAAAATGACTATGGGAATGGCGTTTTTTAATAGCAATTTGTTTAATGCTCACTCGCCTATACTTTGCGATGCGTATTTTGAACTAGGTGATCGCAAGTTTCGCAACTGGACAGATAAAATCAACTACAATATGACCATAGTAGATGCTATCAAAACTAGCTGCGATACCTACTTTTATAGGGGGGCGTATCATGTGGGGATTGATAGGATTACTCCGGTGCTTGAGCGATATGGCTTTGGCGTGCGAACTGGAATTGACCTGCCAAATGAGTATGTGGGAGTAGCACCAGGCAAAGAGTGGAAACGCAAACGCACCAAAGAGCCGTGGTTTCAAGGTGATACCATAAATACATCCATAGGGCAAGGCAATTTTTTGGTAACGCCGGTTCAAATTGCTAAAAATACAGCTATTTTTGCTACTGGGCGTTCTGTTACGCCGCATTTTGCGCTTAGAGTGGGAGAAAAAGAGCTAGTCTGGGATAGTAATGATACTATGAGCGAGAGCGAAAAAGCTGCTCTGCCAGAGGTTCGCCGTGGTATGTGGGCGGTGGCAAATGAGCCTGGCGGGACTGGATTTAGAGCCCTAGCAGGCGCAAAAATAAGGCTTGGTGCAAAAACTGGCACCGCTCAGGTTGTAGGCATCAGCCAAAGCGAAAAAGTGCGTATAAAAGAAGAAGCCATGGAGTATCTAAACCGCTCTCATGCGTGGATCACCACCTATGGTCCAGTTGAAGAGCCGCAGTATGTAGTAACTGTGCTCGTCGAACACGGTGCGCACGGCGGCAGCACTGGTGGACCAATCGCAGCAAGAGTATATAATAAGCTAATTGAACTTGGCTATATAGATGAAAAATACCTAAAAACGGCTAAGAAATAA
- a CDS encoding N-acetyltransferase yields MIKLSKAKPADIKAMQTLVAPQVEAGIILPRSDDEVAQNIRSYILAKSGEQIIGFGALHIIAPDLAEVRSLIVAPSEQKSGIGAKIVNELIAEARELGLTRVIALTYAQGFFEKLGFKLIEKNQIPSQKIWSDCVKCKHFPICDEKALMLWL; encoded by the coding sequence TTGATAAAACTAAGCAAAGCCAAACCAGCTGATATAAAAGCAATGCAAACCCTAGTCGCCCCGCAAGTAGAAGCTGGCATAATACTACCTAGAAGCGATGATGAAGTAGCCCAAAACATTCGCTCGTATATCCTAGCTAAAAGTGGTGAGCAAATCATCGGCTTTGGTGCTTTGCACATAATAGCCCCCGACCTTGCTGAGGTTCGCTCGCTAATCGTAGCACCAAGCGAACAAAAAAGCGGTATAGGTGCAAAAATCGTAAACGAACTAATCGCTGAGGCTAGAGAACTTGGGCTTACAAGGGTTATTGCCCTAACCTACGCTCAAGGTTTTTTTGAAAAACTTGGCTTTAAGTTAATAGAAAAAAACCAAATCCCAAGCCAAAAAATATGGAGTGACTGCGTAAAATGCAAACACTTTCCAATCTGCGACGAAAAAGCCCTAATGCTCTGGCTCTAA
- a CDS encoding methyl-accepting chemotaxis protein — protein MITELDKFVGRVQSANKEEQALAAQSKELVAKTEAIKNILGTIAEVSEQTNLLALNAAIEAARAGEVGRGFAVVAEEVRKLAEQTDQRLAQIDADANSLIKEVNSLGRALASNATKIGQLNDDASSLIAQARQTQQNNSNALEMVSSVAQKAESIKTQIDKLTKCVDESNQITKNNAEICDNVAASATKLHDTTISLEKRLSNFKV, from the coding sequence ATGATAACAGAGCTTGATAAGTTTGTAGGCAGAGTCCAAAGCGCAAACAAAGAAGAACAAGCCCTAGCAGCCCAAAGCAAAGAACTAGTAGCCAAAACTGAGGCTATCAAAAATATCCTTGGCACCATAGCAGAAGTCAGCGAGCAAACAAACTTACTAGCGCTAAATGCTGCTATAGAAGCAGCTCGTGCTGGCGAAGTAGGTCGTGGATTTGCAGTAGTAGCTGAAGAAGTTCGCAAACTAGCCGAACAAACAGATCAAAGACTAGCTCAAATAGACGCTGATGCTAATAGCCTAATAAAAGAAGTAAATAGCCTAGGTCGCGCCCTAGCAAGCAACGCTACTAAAATCGGTCAGCTAAACGATGATGCCAGCTCACTAATAGCACAAGCTAGACAAACACAACAAAACAATAGCAATGCCCTTGAAATGGTAAGTAGCGTGGCACAAAAAGCTGAGAGTATCAAAACTCAAATCGACAAGCTAACAAAATGCGTAGATGAAAGCAATCAAATAACCAAAAACAACGCTGAAATCTGTGATAATGTAGCTGCCTCAGCTACCAAGCTACACGATACTACAATCAGCCTAGAAAAACGCCTAAGCAACTTTAAAGTGTAA
- a CDS encoding carbon-nitrogen hydrolase, which translates to MNELNIAIIAHAYEGSKEASIAKTCALIERAAKGGAQLVCLSELHQGAYFCQRQNVDNFDLAKDFNSDCEFWGSIAKKHAIVLVTSLFERRSAGLYFNTAVVFEKDGSIAGKYRKMHIPDDPNFYEKFYFTPGDLGFEPIKTSLGTLGVLVCWDQWYPEAARIMALKGAEILIYPTAIGWFDGDSSDEKARQLDAWMAVQRGHAVANGLPVVAINRIGFESARLSDKNALCAGNEGIRFWGHSFVYGPQGEKLFESDENSEVCEVIKLDKGRCENVRRWWPFLRDRRIDSYKKILKRFC; encoded by the coding sequence ATGAATGAGCTAAATATAGCTATCATAGCACATGCTTATGAAGGCAGCAAAGAAGCAAGCATTGCTAAAACCTGCGCTTTAATAGAGCGTGCAGCAAAAGGCGGTGCACAGCTAGTTTGCCTTAGCGAGCTACATCAAGGGGCATATTTTTGCCAAAGGCAAAATGTAGATAACTTTGATCTAGCAAAGGATTTTAATAGCGATTGCGAGTTTTGGGGCTCTATAGCAAAAAAACACGCTATAGTGCTAGTAACTTCGCTATTTGAAAGGCGCAGTGCTGGGCTGTATTTTAACACAGCGGTGGTCTTTGAAAAAGATGGCTCTATAGCTGGCAAATACCGCAAAATGCATATCCCAGATGATCCAAACTTCTATGAAAAGTTTTATTTTACCCCAGGTGATCTTGGCTTTGAGCCCATAAAAACTAGCCTTGGCACACTTGGCGTGCTAGTGTGCTGGGATCAGTGGTATCCAGAAGCTGCTCGCATAATGGCTCTAAAAGGAGCTGAAATTCTTATATACCCAACAGCTATAGGCTGGTTTGATGGTGATAGCAGCGATGAAAAAGCTCGCCAGCTTGATGCGTGGATGGCTGTGCAAAGAGGGCACGCAGTAGCTAATGGCTTGCCGGTAGTAGCGATAAATCGCATAGGCTTTGAAAGTGCTAGGCTAAGCGATAAAAACGCACTTTGCGCTGGGAATGAGGGCATTAGATTTTGGGGGCATAGTTTTGTTTATGGACCTCAGGGCGAAAAGCTCTTTGAAAGTGATGAGAATAGCGAGGTTTGTGAGGTGATCAAGCTTGATAAAGGGCGCTGTGAAAATGTGCGTAGATGGTGGCCGTTTTTGCGTGATAGGCGCATAGATAGCTACAAAAAAATTCTAAAAAGATTTTGTTAA
- a CDS encoding cation diffusion facilitator family transporter: MSAKKSFITPPFIAGLTASVLAVIKLVFGLSSGSMAVVSSALDSLGDCLVSAINFFALKKANAQPNEKFNFGYGKIEALTTLFEGFFIMGAGLLVAYGGVMKILNPEPIDFSIGAVVMVISLVMTTALVIYLRRAAAKYDSMIIYADATHYQVDLLTNAATLAALIVVHFSGLVIIDALFGIGVSAYIVLQAMPLIKESVYMLLDGSLPTEITDEIKELIAKKEPILSTHLIRTRKSGNICYFGVHLVFDPNITLAKAHECEAELEKEIKERFSQNKWIFEIHFDITDDEEIERGEI, from the coding sequence ATGAGTGCCAAAAAAAGCTTTATTACTCCACCTTTTATAGCTGGACTTACTGCTAGCGTGCTTGCTGTTATCAAGCTAGTTTTTGGGCTTAGCAGTGGTTCTATGGCTGTTGTTAGCTCTGCGCTTGACTCACTTGGGGATTGCTTAGTAAGTGCGATTAACTTTTTTGCGCTTAAAAAAGCCAATGCTCAGCCAAATGAGAAATTTAACTTCGGCTATGGCAAGATTGAAGCACTCACTACGCTATTTGAGGGCTTTTTTATCATGGGGGCAGGCTTGCTTGTCGCTTATGGTGGAGTTATGAAAATACTAAACCCTGAGCCTATTGATTTTAGCATAGGTGCTGTGGTTATGGTGATTTCGCTTGTGATGACAACTGCGCTTGTTATTTACCTGCGCCGCGCGGCTGCTAAATACGATAGTATGATTATCTACGCTGATGCTACGCATTATCAAGTAGATTTGCTTACAAACGCAGCCACGCTAGCAGCTTTGATAGTCGTTCATTTTAGCGGTTTAGTCATTATTGATGCGCTTTTTGGTATAGGTGTTAGTGCTTATATTGTATTGCAAGCTATGCCACTCATCAAAGAAAGCGTGTATATGCTTCTAGATGGCTCACTACCTACTGAGATAACAGATGAGATAAAAGAGCTAATAGCCAAAAAAGAGCCTATTCTCTCAACCCACCTAATCCGCACTAGAAAAAGTGGAAATATTTGCTATTTTGGCGTTCATTTGGTGTTTGATCCAAACATTACCCTAGCCAAAGCCCACGAGTGCGAAGCAGAGCTAGAAAAAGAAATAAAAGAGAGATTTAGCCAAAATAAATGGATATTTGAAATTCACTTTGATATCACAGATGATGAAGAGATTGAAAGGGGCGAAATATGA
- a CDS encoding agmatine deiminase family protein codes for MRAFGEWEEQSALLLALPNKNTDWAPYLKEILDSYYELITAVSKYQKIILLAKDTKENSRFKMPNVEFAPVAVNDTWIRDYGVICADDGSGVRYYDFCFDAWGGKFESVLDNAANKELFRLGALKGKRYEIPLVLEGGSVDFNGSGVMLTTTECLLNANRGSRDKQNLEFQLKELFGLEQIIWLENGEILGDDTDSHVDTLARFIDPHTIAYAACDDKADPHYLPLSKMKSELEKTGFDLVPLPLPKPVMFENRRLGATYANFIFINDALIVPTYGDKKADETVLNALAKHVKNRDIIPIDARVFIRQNGSLHCSSQNIYKGSK; via the coding sequence ATGAGAGCTTTTGGCGAATGGGAAGAACAAAGTGCGCTGCTGCTAGCCTTGCCGAATAAAAACACTGACTGGGCACCGTATTTAAAAGAGATACTTGATAGCTACTATGAGCTTATAACTGCTGTTAGCAAATACCAAAAAATCATACTTTTAGCCAAGGATACCAAAGAGAATTCTAGATTTAAAATGCCAAATGTAGAGTTTGCGCCTGTGGCTGTAAATGATACTTGGATTCGTGATTATGGCGTTATTTGCGCTGATGATGGCTCTGGTGTGAGATACTATGATTTTTGCTTTGATGCTTGGGGTGGGAAGTTTGAGTCCGTCCTTGATAATGCTGCAAACAAAGAACTTTTTAGACTTGGCGCGTTAAAAGGCAAGCGCTATGAAATTCCGCTAGTGCTAGAGGGCGGCAGCGTGGATTTTAATGGTTCTGGTGTGATGCTAACTACTACAGAGTGCTTACTAAATGCTAATCGTGGCTCAAGAGATAAGCAAAATCTAGAATTCCAGCTAAAAGAGCTTTTTGGCTTAGAGCAAATAATCTGGCTAGAAAATGGAGAGATTTTAGGCGATGATACAGATAGTCATGTTGATACTTTGGCTAGATTTATTGACCCTCACACCATAGCCTACGCAGCTTGTGATGATAAGGCCGATCCGCACTACCTGCCACTTTCAAAAATGAAAAGCGAACTAGAAAAAACTGGCTTTGATCTAGTGCCGCTGCCGCTGCCAAAGCCTGTGATGTTTGAAAATAGACGCCTTGGGGCTACATATGCGAATTTTATTTTTATAAATGACGCTCTTATCGTGCCTACATACGGCGATAAAAAAGCTGATGAAACTGTGCTAAATGCGCTAGCAAAGCATGTTAAAAATAGAGATATCATCCCTATTGATGCTAGGGTTTTTATCCGCCAAAATGGCAGTTTGCATTGTAGTTCGCAAAATATCTATAAAGGCAGTAAATGA
- a CDS encoding flagellin encodes MAMTIGSTDYTTGLQNKYMNNAQSSASKALGNISALRALSGTDTANLAIADALRSDANGARQGLANANDAIGMMQIADGALSSLNDATNRMSELSVRAVNGVKLDANGNIDPSSMNTDYQKAISSEMSALKESMQGSIDQATFNGKSVFGGQLNFETTSGVIGVNVEAPNLNQLDISNPQSIKDFRDTINRMRSDIGAAQNNIASNAESIAIKNINLTASQSQLQNSDIAKNYSNLQASNMKLNAATIASAHNFAGLQNKVATLLA; translated from the coding sequence ATGGCAATGACAATCGGTTCAACGGATTACACAACCGGACTTCAAAACAAATATATGAACAACGCTCAAAGTAGCGCAAGCAAAGCTCTAGGCAATATCTCAGCACTTCGCGCGCTAAGTGGGACTGATACAGCAAACCTAGCTATCGCAGACGCACTTCGCAGCGATGCTAATGGAGCACGCCAAGGCCTAGCAAACGCAAATGACGCAATCGGCATGATGCAAATCGCAGATGGCGCATTAAGCAGTCTAAATGACGCTACAAACCGCATGAGCGAACTAAGCGTGCGAGCAGTAAATGGCGTAAAGCTTGATGCAAATGGAAATATTGATCCAAGTTCTATGAATACTGACTATCAAAAAGCGATTTCAAGCGAAATGAGCGCACTAAAAGAGAGTATGCAAGGCAGCATTGACCAAGCTACTTTTAATGGTAAAAGCGTGTTTGGCGGTCAGTTAAACTTTGAGACAACTAGTGGCGTAATCGGTGTAAATGTAGAAGCACCAAACCTAAATCAGCTTGATATCAGTAATCCACAAAGCATAAAAGACTTTAGAGACACAATAAACCGCATGAGAAGCGATATAGGCGCAGCACAAAACAATATCGCAAGCAACGCAGAGAGCATAGCTATAAAAAATATAAATCTAACAGCTAGCCAGAGCCAACTACAAAACAGCGATATAGCAAAGAATTATAGCAATTTACAAGCTTCAAATATGAAACTAAACGCTGCTACAATCGCAAGCGCACATAACTTTGCTGGCCTTCAAAACAAAGTAGCTACTTTACTTGCTTAA
- the hisD gene encoding histidinol dehydrogenase — protein MQILKFSQPDFDEKFSILANRGEMDMSEVMPRVASIIAEIRKSGDKALCEQIARFDNWEPKSGYELKISTDEMEQAWNSTDEKLKEALKIAYERIKAYHEKQIEKSWLSYEKDGAVLGQKITPVDRAGLYIPGGKAAYPSSLLMNAVPAIVAGVGDISVCTPAVGGEVNALLLAAMHMLGIKNAYKVGGASAVAVMAYGTDTISKVDVITGPGNIYVATAKKMVFGDVNIDMIAGPSEIGVIADSSCNAHNIAVDLLSQAEHDEIASSFLITFDEGLAKAIETEMMSVLTTLKREKIARASVENKAAIIIARDKAHAIALANELAVEHLEIATNDAWEYLPHIKHAGAVFLGHFTPEAVGDYLAGPNHTLPTGGTARFFSPLGVNNFVKRSSVIAMNEKTLRELAPACMALASAEGLGAHELSIKVRQ, from the coding sequence ATGCAGATTTTAAAATTTTCACAGCCGGATTTTGACGAAAAATTCAGCATTTTAGCAAATCGTGGCGAGATGGATATGAGTGAGGTTATGCCAAGAGTGGCTAGCATAATAGCTGAAATTCGCAAAAGTGGCGATAAGGCACTTTGCGAGCAAATAGCTCGCTTTGATAACTGGGAGCCAAAAAGTGGCTATGAGCTAAAAATCAGCACAGATGAGATGGAGCAAGCATGGAATTCTACCGATGAAAAGCTAAAAGAAGCCCTAAAAATCGCCTATGAGCGTATAAAAGCCTACCACGAAAAGCAGATTGAAAAAAGTTGGCTAAGCTATGAAAAAGATGGAGCTGTTTTGGGGCAAAAAATAACGCCAGTTGATCGTGCTGGGCTATATATCCCAGGCGGCAAGGCTGCTTATCCTAGCTCACTACTTATGAACGCAGTGCCAGCGATAGTAGCAGGAGTCGGTGATATCAGTGTTTGCACGCCTGCTGTGGGCGGGGAGGTAAATGCTCTGCTTCTAGCTGCTATGCACATGCTAGGCATAAAAAACGCCTATAAAGTAGGTGGCGCAAGCGCAGTTGCTGTAATGGCGTATGGCACAGATACTATTAGTAAAGTAGATGTGATAACTGGACCTGGAAACATATATGTAGCAACGGCTAAAAAAATGGTCTTTGGCGATGTTAACATTGACATGATAGCAGGACCTAGCGAAATAGGCGTTATCGCTGATAGTAGCTGTAATGCTCACAATATCGCAGTAGATCTGCTAAGCCAAGCTGAACACGATGAGATAGCAAGTAGTTTTTTAATCACCTTTGATGAGGGGCTAGCAAAGGCAATTGAGACTGAGATGATGAGCGTTTTGACTACTTTAAAGCGTGAGAAAATAGCAAGAGCAAGCGTGGAAAATAAAGCTGCTATCATAATCGCAAGGGATAAAGCCCACGCAATAGCACTAGCAAATGAGCTTGCTGTAGAACATCTAGAAATCGCTACAAATGATGCGTGGGAGTATTTACCGCATATCAAACACGCAGGCGCAGTATTTTTAGGGCACTTTACGCCTGAGGCTGTGGGCGACTACCTAGCAGGGCCAAATCACACCTTGCCGACAGGCGGCACAGCTAGATTTTTTAGCCCACTTGGAGTAAATAACTTCGTAAAGAGAAGCTCAGTAATAGCTATGAATGAAAAAACCTTGCGCGAACTAGCCCCAGCGTGCATGGCACTTGCTAGCGCAGAAGGACTTGGCGCGCACGAGCTATCAATAAAAGTAAGACAATAA
- the panC gene encoding pantoate--beta-alanine ligase, with product MQILRNIAEVKDFLILNQGKEIGFVPTMGALHAGHESLIKKSVQDNEVSIVSVFVNPTQFLPGEDLENYPRDEAHDIEVAKAAGATAIFLPKVSQMYPSDISIKAPSALASILEGATRPGHFDGVCTVLAKFFNIIRPMRAYFGKKDTQQLIIVQNLVKSLFFDIEIVPCDIIRAGDGLALSSRNSYLDESELIEACKLYRALVKAKALVSAGTFSSDVIKAEMAKVLNPLKIDYIEICDRELNSINQIQTDKSIILIAAYVGKTRLIDNLWL from the coding sequence ATGCAAATTTTAAGAAATATCGCCGAAGTAAAAGATTTTCTAATTTTAAATCAAGGCAAAGAAATCGGCTTTGTGCCTACCATGGGCGCACTTCACGCAGGTCATGAAAGCCTTATAAAAAAATCAGTTCAAGATAATGAAGTTAGCATTGTAAGCGTTTTTGTAAATCCTACGCAGTTTTTGCCTGGAGAGGATTTAGAAAACTATCCAAGAGATGAGGCGCACGACATAGAGGTAGCAAAGGCTGCTGGGGCAACTGCTATATTTTTGCCCAAGGTTAGTCAAATGTATCCAAGCGATATTAGTATAAAAGCCCCTAGTGCGCTAGCTAGCATTTTAGAGGGTGCTACTAGACCTGGGCATTTTGATGGGGTTTGTACTGTTTTGGCTAAGTTTTTTAACATAATTCGTCCTATGCGTGCGTATTTTGGCAAAAAAGACACCCAACAACTAATCATCGTCCAAAATCTAGTAAAAAGCTTATTTTTTGATATAGAAATCGTGCCTTGCGATATAATCAGGGCAGGGGATGGGCTAGCACTTTCAAGTCGCAACTCATATCTAGATGAGAGCGAGCTGATCGAGGCGTGTAAGCTATATCGTGCTTTGGTAAAGGCAAAAGCACTAGTAAGCGCAGGTACTTTTAGTAGTGATGTGATAAAAGCTGAGATGGCAAAGGTGCTAAACCCACTTAAAATAGACTATATCGAGATTTGTGATAGAGAACTAAATAGCATAAATCAAATACAAACAGATAAAAGCATAATCCTAATCGCTGCGTATGTGGGCAAAACTAGGCTTATTGATAATCTTTGGCTGTGA